In Mercenaria mercenaria strain notata chromosome 15, MADL_Memer_1, whole genome shotgun sequence, a single genomic region encodes these proteins:
- the LOC123560637 gene encoding sarcoplasmic calcium-binding protein-like — protein MKMYLAYPISPVLALSYYAAALTVPRELTQASSYLTGKWEEWYIANDLNQDGVLSLDDLETFEEFYTKIDFLEDEQRNHTIATIDRLWRNALLGGRSEVSKDEFVEMLKTSYESNKTNFVETMRELDREFLEVIDLNGDNSLSKEEYMMDLMAAKHMDTFKDEEFFNSHKLVNGLIPIEEAVDVWLRFQTEDDMTKTDILENALKSGL, from the exons ATGAAAATGTATTTGGCATATCCTATATCACCGGTATTGGCTTTGTCGTACTACG CTGCTGCATTGACTGTTCCAAGAGAGCTGACACAG GCAAGCAGTTACCTGACTGGAAAATGGGAGGAGTGGTACATCGCAAATGACCTCAATCAAGATGGCGTGCTTTCGTTAGATGATCTTGAGACATTTGA AGAATTTTACACCAAAATTGATTTTCTTGAAGATGAGCAACGTAACCATACAATCGCGACAATAGACCGATTATGGAGAAACGCTCTCTTGGGTGGTCGGTCAGAAGTCTCAAAAGATGAATTTGTAGAAATGTTGAAAACAAGTTATGAATCAAACAAAACCAACTTCGTTGAAACAATGAGAGAATTAGACAGGGAATTTTTGGAAGTAATTGACTTGAACGGGGACAATTCCTTGTCGAAAGAGGAATACATGATGGATCTGATGGCAGCAAAACATATGGATACGTTTAAAGATGAAGAATTCTTCAATTCCCACAAACTTGTAAATGGCCTTATCCCTATTGAGGAGGCAGTAGATGTGTGGCTACGCTTCCAAACCGAGGATGATATGACAAAAACAGACATTTTAGAAAACGCTCTCAAATCTGGTCTCTAA